In Drosophila santomea strain STO CAGO 1482 chromosome 2L, Prin_Dsan_1.1, whole genome shotgun sequence, a single window of DNA contains:
- the LOC120458144 gene encoding inositol-trisphosphate 3-kinase homolog isoform X2, whose amino-acid sequence MSLLKFLAINALELSAPATPHLLQHQQAHTQQKPQGWMQLSGHPESIVPTSTGIVRKRISGLEDSEVHAYRLICQEPQTAQIVPAYFGIQEMQSQHFIELQDLLAGFRDPCVMDIKMGSRTFLESEVSNAKLRPDLYQKMIAVDAGAPTAAEHEARAITKLRYMTFRESLSSSHSKGFRIEALRLRGRPPVKDLKTCRSSEQIAQTIEQFLAARRSVQKELLKRLKHMRLVIEQSSFFARHEIIGSSIFIVYDDDRVGVWLIDFAKCRELPPQVRVDHRSAWTPGNREEGLLRGMDELIRSFEEVYARCGSHRSCLKI is encoded by the exons ATGTCCCTGCTCAAGTTCTTGGCCATT AACGCCCTAGAGCTGAGTGCCCCAGCCACGCCACATCTCCTCCAGCATCAACAGGCCCACACGCAGCAGAAGCCACAGGGCTGGATGCAGCTTTCCGGTCACCCAGAGAG CATTGTTCCCACATCAACAGGAATAGTGCGCAAACGGATCTCAGGACTGGAGGATAGCGAAGTGCATGCCTACCGATTGATCTGCCAGGAACCACAGACCGCTCAGATAGTGCCCGCCTACTTTGGAATACAGGAGATGCAATCGCAGCACTTCATTGAGCTGCAGGATTTGCTGGCCGGCTTCCGGGATCCGTGTGTGATGGACATCAAGATGGGCAGCCGCACCTTCCTCGAATCGGAGGTCAGCAATGCCAAGCTCAGACCTGATCTCTACCAGAAGATGATCGCCGTGGATGCGGGAGCTCCCACGGCGGCGGAGCACGAGGCACGAGCGATCACTAAGCTGCGCTACATGACTTTCCGGGAGTCGCTGTCCTCCTCGCACTCCAAGGGATTCCGGATCGAGGCACTGCGTCTGCGCGGACGACCTCCAGTTAAGGATTTGAAGACCTGCCGAAGCAGCGAACAAATTGCCCAGACCATTGAACAGTTTTTGGCCGCTCGGCGATCCGTGCAAAAGGAGCTGCTCAAGCGACTGAAGCACATGCGCCTGGTCATCGAGCAGTCGTCCTTCTTCGCCCGCCACGAGATCATTGGCTCCAGCATCTTCATCGTCTACGATGACGATCGGGTTGGCGTTTGGCTAATTGACTTCGCCAAGTGCCGGGAGCTGCCGCCGCAGGTGAGGGTGGACCATCGAAGTGCCTGGACGCCGGGAAACCGCGAGGAGGGCCTGCTTCGCGGAATGGACGAGCTCATCCGCTCGTTCGAGGAGGTCTACGCCCGCTGTGGTTCCCATCGCAGCTGCCTGAAAATCTAA
- the LOC120458516 gene encoding zinc finger protein 236 isoform X1, whose product MDLRKLCRICFVDSASVDIREHRSSGSSDQTVLQLIEAMFGRNIALNLTEELPMICDGCLGDCLQQYAFFRKLKFANQQLLQLYNEAEVEMCQVEKHPNEEQPENQADEEYEMLEEFVPLDYVILEPGHPTETREARRRSNSGPKPSQRLANQDSLIVSEFLPATTAQPRLDLSDSQLKQLQSPAYEMRTVDYAAVELKHYNLDEYNEANRLLDVEPSGSQAIYKCQYCPLAYASPQYLKTHVRNSHVCKYCTTAFAKVRDLNEHIRHKHSQHQCVVCSNNFSTSSNLRAHLKKIHGVQLPAQVALLDYRPASQDRDNPGT is encoded by the exons ATGGACCTGCGTAAACTGTGCCGTATTTGCTTCGTGGACAGTGCTTCTGTGGATATTCGGGAGCACAGGAGCAGCGGCAGCTCAGATCAGACAGTTCTCCAGCTGATAGAGGCCATGTTCGGCAGG AACATAGCGCTTAATCTTACTGAGGAGCTGCCCATGATCTGTGATGGCTGTCTGGGGGATTGCCTGCAGCAGTACGCCTTCTTCAGGAAGCTAAAGTTCGCCAATCAGCAGCTACTGCAGCTCTACAACGAGGCGGAGGTAGAAATGTGCCAGGTGGAGAAGCACCCAAATGAGGAACAGCCCGAAAACCAGGCTGATGAGGAGTACGAGATGCTGGAGGAGTTTGTACCACTGGATTATGTCATTTTGGAACCCGGCCATCCTACAGAAACAAGAGAAGCGAGAAGAAGGTCGAACAGCGGTCCAAAACCCTCTCAAAGGCTGGCCAACCAAGATTCACTGATTGTCTCCGAGTTTCTGCCTGCCACCACAGCCCAACCACGTCTGGATCTATCCGACTCACAGCTGAAACAACTTCAATCCCCAGCATACGAGATGCGCACCGTCGACTATGCGGCCGTCGAGCTAAAACACTACAACCTGGACGAGTACAACGAGGCTAATCGCCTGCTGGACGTGGAGCCCAGTGGCAGCCAGGCCATCTACAAGTGCCAGTACTGCCCACTGGCTTACGCCTCGCCCCAGTATCTGAAAACACATGTGCGCAATTCACACGTCTGCAAGTACTGCACCACCGCCTTTGCCAAGGTTCGCGATCTCAATGAGCACATCCGGCACAAGCATTCGCAACACCAGTGCGTCGTCTGCTCAAACAACTTTAGTACCAGCAGCAATCTGAGGGCTCATTTGAAGAAAATTCATGGAGTTCAGCTGCCCGCACAGGTGGCACTGCTGGATTACAGGCCAGCCAGCCAGGATCGGGATAATCCTGGCACCTAA
- the LOC120458517 gene encoding alpha-ketoglutarate-dependent dioxygenase alkB homolog 4, with the protein MNTIRPCGCKGVRTCLGCEQDFQIAKPSLQEQFQQLEAWSYCIQCDLLQPGWDTTKVQKDHEHHKKYEGLPLPGILVQENFLSEEEGSQLIADLDDLPWDISQSGRRKQNFGPKTNFKKRKLRLGSFAGFPRTTEYVQRRFEEVPLLRGFQTIEQCSLEYEPSKGASIDPHVDDCWIWGERVVTVNCLGDSVLTLTPYEVQQPGKYNLDLVASYENELVAPLLNEDQLASFEGKVLRIPMPNLSLIVLYGPARYQFEHSVLREDVQERRVCVAYREFTAMYINGEDIQEGDPVREKSQIFWQIN; encoded by the exons ATGAATACAATTCGTCCTTGCGGTTGCAAGGGTGTTCGCACCTGCTTAGGCTGCGAACAGGACTTTCAGATAGCGAAGCCCTCGCTGCAGGAACAGTTCCAGCAACTGGAAGCCTGGTCCTACTGCATCCAGTGCGACCTACTTCAGCCCGGTTGGGATACCACTAAAGTGCAAAAGGATCATGAACATCACAAGAAGTATGAGGGCCTTCCGCTGCCTGGCATCCTGGTGCAGGAGAACTTCCTCAGTGAGGAGGAGGGCTCCCAACTGATAGCCGACCTGGACGACCTGCCATGGGACATCTCCCAGAGCGGCAGGCGAAAACAGAACTTCGGACCCAAGACCAACTTCAAGAAGCGCAAACTGCGGTTGGGATCCTTTGCAGGATTCCCCAGGACAACGGAATACGTGCAGCGGCGCTTCGAAGAGGTTCCCCTGCTTCGTGGCTTTCAGACCATCGAACAGTGCTCCCTGGAGTACGAGCCCAGCAAAGGTGCCAGCATAGATCCGCACGTGGACGATTGCTGGATCTGGGGCGAGCGAGTGGTCACTGTCAACTGCCTCGGCGACTCTGTGCTCACTCTGACGCCCTACGAAGTCCAGCAACCGGGCAAGTATAACTTGGACTTGGTGGCTAGCTACGAAAATGAACTGGTGGCACCTCTGTTGAATGAGGACCAACTTGCCAGTTTCGAAGGAAAGGTGTTGCGGATTCCTATGCCAAA TCTGTCCCTGATTGTGTTGTATGGACCAGCGAGGTACCAGTTCGAGCATTCTGTACTCCGCGAGGATGTCCAGGAACGCCGCGTTTGTGTAGCCTACCGGGAGTTTACGGCCATGTACATCAATGGAGAAGATATCCAAGAGGGGGATCCTGTCCGAGAAAAGTCCCAGatattttggcaaataaacTAG
- the LOC120458516 gene encoding zinc finger protein 236 isoform X2 translates to MICDGCLGDCLQQYAFFRKLKFANQQLLQLYNEAEVEMCQVEKHPNEEQPENQADEEYEMLEEFVPLDYVILEPGHPTETREARRRSNSGPKPSQRLANQDSLIVSEFLPATTAQPRLDLSDSQLKQLQSPAYEMRTVDYAAVELKHYNLDEYNEANRLLDVEPSGSQAIYKCQYCPLAYASPQYLKTHVRNSHVCKYCTTAFAKVRDLNEHIRHKHSQHQCVVCSNNFSTSSNLRAHLKKIHGVQLPAQVALLDYRPASQDRDNPGT, encoded by the coding sequence ATGATCTGTGATGGCTGTCTGGGGGATTGCCTGCAGCAGTACGCCTTCTTCAGGAAGCTAAAGTTCGCCAATCAGCAGCTACTGCAGCTCTACAACGAGGCGGAGGTAGAAATGTGCCAGGTGGAGAAGCACCCAAATGAGGAACAGCCCGAAAACCAGGCTGATGAGGAGTACGAGATGCTGGAGGAGTTTGTACCACTGGATTATGTCATTTTGGAACCCGGCCATCCTACAGAAACAAGAGAAGCGAGAAGAAGGTCGAACAGCGGTCCAAAACCCTCTCAAAGGCTGGCCAACCAAGATTCACTGATTGTCTCCGAGTTTCTGCCTGCCACCACAGCCCAACCACGTCTGGATCTATCCGACTCACAGCTGAAACAACTTCAATCCCCAGCATACGAGATGCGCACCGTCGACTATGCGGCCGTCGAGCTAAAACACTACAACCTGGACGAGTACAACGAGGCTAATCGCCTGCTGGACGTGGAGCCCAGTGGCAGCCAGGCCATCTACAAGTGCCAGTACTGCCCACTGGCTTACGCCTCGCCCCAGTATCTGAAAACACATGTGCGCAATTCACACGTCTGCAAGTACTGCACCACCGCCTTTGCCAAGGTTCGCGATCTCAATGAGCACATCCGGCACAAGCATTCGCAACACCAGTGCGTCGTCTGCTCAAACAACTTTAGTACCAGCAGCAATCTGAGGGCTCATTTGAAGAAAATTCATGGAGTTCAGCTGCCCGCACAGGTGGCACTGCTGGATTACAGGCCAGCCAGCCAGGATCGGGATAATCCTGGCACCTAA